The following proteins are encoded in a genomic region of Nicotiana sylvestris chromosome 4, ASM39365v2, whole genome shotgun sequence:
- the LOC138889315 gene encoding uncharacterized protein, whose protein sequence is MSGSDKSVKEEKTEMQVMKEEVDRLRHEIAGMHLAWARGQTSPTLPPTPTLLPTRTPEHPPTGPSTGFPIAQYYQGETSYNPQAPPPKQNPPLPTVPVFGAPPPATLQRSSSEPLFQAHDNQYYPPEPTFKAPEPYTYTPHLQLPAETERPAKNPEQDKMLRKMKILEQSFRSMHGLGSQVSVAYKDLCPFPDVQLPTGFKMPKFDLYEGHGDPMAHLRGFCSKMRGAGGKDELMIAYFGQSLSGS, encoded by the coding sequence atgtctggttcggacaaaagtgttaaggaggaaaagacagagatgcaagtaatgaaagaagaggtagacaggttgagacatgAGATAGcggggatgcacctagcctgggctaggggacaaacatcaccaacccttccccctactcctaccctcttgCCGACTCGaactccggaacaccctcccactggtccatcaacgggcttccccattgcccaatactatcaaggggaaacttcttataatccccaagctccaccacccaaacaaaaccctcctctgCCAACTGTCCCTGTCTTCggggcacctccacccgccacactGCAAAGGtcctccagcgagccgttgtttcaggctcacgataaccagtattatccccctgaaccaacctttaaagcacctgagccatacacttacacccctcacctccaactcccggcagaaactgagaggccggctaagaatccggagcaggataAAATGCTTCGTAAAATGAAaatcctggagcaatccttcaggagtatgcatggattgggcagccaagttagtgtagcctacaaagatctgtgtcctttccccgatgttcaattgccgacAGGTTTtaaaatgcccaaatttgatctgtacgagggacatggtgatcccatggcacatctacgaggtttctgtagtaagatgagaggagcaggtggaaaggatgagctcatgatagcttatttcggtcaaagtctaagcgggtcCTAA